The proteins below come from a single Notamacropus eugenii isolate mMacEug1 chromosome 7, mMacEug1.pri_v2, whole genome shotgun sequence genomic window:
- the LYSET gene encoding lysosomal enzyme trafficking factor isoform X2 — MLCVFACLARSGRRAVPGGSVGGRGLLLSLEIGSEEDFGSWVVAFSEMPKRTKYSGLIDSVTLAVGKGRMGPLHRAWRMMNFRQRMGWIGVGLYLLASAAAIYYVFEINETYNRLALEHIQQHPKEPQEGTTWTHSLKARLLSLPFWLWTIIFLIPYLQMFLFLYSCTRADPKTVGYCIIPICLAIICNRHQTFVKASNQISRLQLIDT; from the exons ATGCTCTGCGTGTTTGCCTGCCTCGCTCGGTCTGGGCGGAGAGCAGTCCCTGGGGGAAGTGTGGGGGGACGAGGGCTGTTACTTTCTTTGGAGATCGGTTCCGAAGAGGATTTCGGTTCTTGGGTGGTCGCCTTCTCTGAAATGCCAAAGCGCACCAAGTATTCTGGGCTAATTGACTCTGTAACTCTTGCCGTGGGAAAAGGAAGGATGGGACCTCT GCACAGAGCATGGAGAATGATGAACTTCCGCCAGAGGATGGGCTGGATTGGAGTGGGGCTGTACCTGTTAGCAAGCGCAGCTGCAATTTACTATGTCTTTGAGATCAATGAAACTTACAACAGGCTAGCACTGGAACACATTCAGCAACATCCAAAGGAGCCGCAAGAAGGAACCACATGGACGCATTCCCTGAAAGCTCGACTGCTTTCTCTGCCTTTTTGGCTATGGACAATTATTTTTCTAATCCCATACTTACAGATGTTTTTGTTCCTTTATTCTTGCACAAGAGCTGACCCAAAAACTGTGGGGTATTGTATCATTCCTATATGCCTGGCAATTATTTGCAATCGCCACCAAACTTTTGTCAAAGCTTCTAATCAGATCAGCAGATTACAACTGATTGATACATAA
- the LYSET gene encoding lysosomal enzyme trafficking factor isoform X1 produces the protein MMNFRQRMGWIGVGLYLLASAAAIYYVFEINETYNRLALEHIQQHPKEPQEGTTWTHSLKARLLSLPFWLWTIIFLIPYLQMFLFLYSCTRADPKTVGYCIIPICLAIICNRHQTFVKASNQISRLQLIDT, from the coding sequence ATGATGAACTTCCGCCAGAGGATGGGCTGGATTGGAGTGGGGCTGTACCTGTTAGCAAGCGCAGCTGCAATTTACTATGTCTTTGAGATCAATGAAACTTACAACAGGCTAGCACTGGAACACATTCAGCAACATCCAAAGGAGCCGCAAGAAGGAACCACATGGACGCATTCCCTGAAAGCTCGACTGCTTTCTCTGCCTTTTTGGCTATGGACAATTATTTTTCTAATCCCATACTTACAGATGTTTTTGTTCCTTTATTCTTGCACAAGAGCTGACCCAAAAACTGTGGGGTATTGTATCATTCCTATATGCCTGGCAATTATTTGCAATCGCCACCAAACTTTTGTCAAAGCTTCTAATCAGATCAGCAGATTACAACTGATTGATACATAA
- the LYSET gene encoding lysosomal enzyme trafficking factor isoform X3: MYKAKVALQKRKSEVQRDLSRPHPQRTDAERARKIGPKPRTNGRLHKTAPEGRTWGEGEGREGEEGATSPGPLPAGQGSPDFGRCRVGRGVTSRPPERRRDFRPPRWNGFRHKPEAPICGGLRDSRTPGTGRRTFKALDLCQKENI, from the exons ATGTACAAAGCGAAGGTCGctttacagaaaagaaagagcGAGGTGCAAAGGGACCTCTCCCGCCCCCACCCCCAACGCACAGACGCTGAAAGAGCGCGGAAAATCGGACCCAAGCCCCGGACAAACGGACGCCTCCACAAGACTGCCCCGGAGGGAAGgacttggggagagggggaagggagggaaggggaagaaggagccACGTCCCCGGGCCCTCTACCCGCGGGCCAAGGATCGCCCGACTTCGGCCGGTGCAGGGTGGGGCGTGGCGTGACGTCCCGCCCTCCGGAGCGAAGGCGGGACTTCCGGCCCCCACGTTGGAACGGCTTCCGGCACAAGCCGGAAGCCCCGATCTGCGGCGGTCTCAGGGACAGCCGGACGCCTGGGACAGGAAG GAGAACATTTAAAGCCCTAGATCTGtgccaaaaagaaaatatttga